In Methanococcoides sp. AM1, one genomic interval encodes:
- the rpl12p gene encoding 50S ribosomal protein P1: MEYIYAALLLHNAEKDITEEAVTAVLTAAGVDVNDARAKALVAALEDVDIAEAMATAAFAAPAAASAAAPAAAEAAAEEAPAEEEKAEEEESGMAGLGALFG, translated from the coding sequence ATGGAATACATATACGCAGCACTTTTACTACACAACGCTGAGAAAGACATTACAGAAGAAGCAGTTACTGCAGTACTCACTGCAGCTGGAGTAGACGTTAACGATGCACGTGCAAAGGCACTTGTTGCAGCACTCGAAGATGTTGACATCGCAGAAGCAATGGCAACCGCAGCATTCGCAGCACCTGCAGCAGCATCAGCAGCAGCACCTGCAGCAGCAGAGGCAGCAGCTGAAGAAGCTCCTGCAGAAGAAGAGAAAGCTGAAGAAGAAGAGAGCGGCATGGCTGGTCTCGGAGCACTCTTCGGATAA
- a CDS encoding D-aminoacyl-tRNA deacylase: protein MQTTMDKESSTNIIIICSTVDMAGQNIKDHLLRLRKWSRLELPPGLVGDLSEVYESGNFRIVEVNKHHIYLENIDEKLKKAGFPCDLMIFASKHRSADGRRLLTSHFTGNPGSADFGGNPGELAKAAPFALRSILLSMSEMVGDTGYDVSMESTHHGPSDLNVPSVYAEIGSSESEWVDTAVGDIVARAILAVDPIKCPVAIGFGGGHYAARQTGLIFSSDVTFGHNFPNYQIQNVDEDMFRQAVEMSGADLVYCDRKSLSSGDRKKISDLTDSSGLELLRESDIKEMRGVHWDDFRIFLHKVKEHDPSGRVKFSEGIRKRLGELDQTGSGKDIISVITVRADRELIKLVKSVDIVALKNVLQNSNIVYFELEDATVSNVFFTFWKQDAEDFLTFLVNECIKILKGRYDTEYVSDENVLRITDDRFNPDLARKMGVPPGPMFGKLANGESVTIDGRIIGPEMVRERTKKSFVLNNAIL from the coding sequence ATGCAGACAACTATGGATAAGGAAAGTTCTACAAATATCATCATTATCTGTTCGACTGTCGATATGGCAGGTCAGAACATAAAAGATCATTTGCTCAGGCTCAGGAAATGGAGCAGGTTGGAGTTACCACCCGGTCTAGTTGGAGACCTGTCCGAGGTATATGAGAGTGGCAATTTCCGGATCGTAGAAGTTAACAAACATCATATCTATCTGGAAAATATAGACGAGAAACTAAAAAAAGCAGGGTTCCCCTGTGATCTCATGATTTTTGCTTCCAAGCACAGGAGTGCGGATGGACGCCGTTTGCTCACGTCTCATTTTACCGGAAATCCAGGATCAGCCGATTTCGGTGGAAATCCGGGCGAACTGGCAAAAGCAGCTCCATTTGCTTTGCGTTCAATTCTCCTGTCAATGTCTGAAATGGTTGGTGACACTGGCTATGACGTTTCTATGGAGTCAACGCATCATGGTCCTTCAGACCTGAACGTTCCTTCGGTGTATGCGGAGATCGGAAGTTCGGAATCAGAATGGGTCGATACTGCTGTTGGTGATATAGTTGCCCGTGCTATCCTTGCTGTGGATCCGATAAAATGTCCGGTTGCAATTGGTTTTGGTGGCGGGCATTATGCTGCAAGGCAGACTGGCCTTATTTTTAGTTCTGATGTGACATTCGGGCACAATTTCCCGAATTACCAGATACAGAATGTTGATGAGGATATGTTCCGGCAGGCAGTTGAGATGTCAGGTGCCGACCTGGTGTACTGTGACAGGAAATCGTTGTCTTCGGGCGACCGGAAGAAGATAAGTGATCTGACGGATTCATCCGGTCTTGAATTACTAAGGGAGAGTGACATTAAGGAGATGAGGGGTGTCCATTGGGATGATTTCAGGATATTCCTGCATAAAGTGAAGGAGCATGATCCCTCGGGTCGGGTAAAGTTTTCCGAAGGTATCCGGAAAAGGTTGGGTGAGTTGGATCAAACCGGGTCAGGTAAAGATATTATCTCTGTCATAACTGTCAGGGCAGACCGGGAACTTATCAAACTGGTTAAATCAGTGGACATTGTAGCTTTGAAGAACGTACTTCAAAACTCAAATATTGTGTATTTTGAATTAGAGGATGCTACTGTTTCAAATGTGTTCTTTACTTTCTGGAAGCAGGATGCAGAGGATTTCCTTACCTTTCTGGTAAACGAATGCATTAAAATACTAAAAGGACGTTATGATACTGAATACGTTTCCGATGAAAACGTGTTGCGTATTACGGATGATAGGTTCAATCCCGATCTCGCACGAAAAATGGGAGTTCCTCCGGGTCCCATGTTTGGGAAACTGGCCAATGGTGAGTCGGTTACAATAGACGGAAGGATCATCGGGCCAGAAATGGTACGTGAAAGGACAAAAAAAAGTTTTGTGTTAAATAACGCAATCCTTTGA
- a CDS encoding transcription elongation factor Spt5, which translates to MSEDAAIFVVKTTANQERSVAGMLAQVARKDNLDIRAIIAPDELKGYVLLESSDSGAVEQAIQTVPHARTVVKGQSSIAEIEHFLTPKPTVTGIVEGAIIEVTSGPFKGEKARVKRVDEGHEEITVELFDAVVPIPITIRGDTVRILRKEES; encoded by the coding sequence ATGAGTGAAGATGCCGCTATATTTGTTGTTAAGACAACTGCAAATCAGGAGCGCTCAGTTGCCGGGATGCTGGCTCAGGTTGCCAGGAAGGACAATCTCGACATCCGTGCTATAATTGCTCCGGATGAGCTTAAAGGGTATGTACTTCTGGAATCATCCGATTCCGGTGCTGTAGAACAGGCTATTCAGACGGTTCCTCATGCAAGGACCGTTGTTAAAGGCCAGTCCAGTATAGCGGAGATCGAGCATTTCCTTACACCAAAACCAACCGTCACAGGTATCGTGGAAGGTGCGATCATCGAGGTAACCTCCGGTCCTTTCAAGGGCGAAAAGGCACGTGTAAAGCGTGTTGATGAAGGCCATGAGGAAATAACGGTCGAGCTATTCGATGCGGTTGTACCAATACCTATAACTATACGTGGTGATACTGTACGGATACTCAGGAAGGAAGAATCCTGA
- a CDS encoding protein translocase SEC61 complex subunit gamma translates to MFEAPKINRNVGQVLKSYLRVLKLSKKPSKEEFLMISKVAGAGILVIGFVGFIIYVLLTELPKWV, encoded by the coding sequence ATGTTTGAAGCGCCTAAGATAAACCGTAATGTCGGTCAAGTCCTTAAGTCATACCTGAGGGTATTGAAATTGTCCAAGAAGCCTTCAAAGGAGGAGTTCCTCATGATCTCTAAGGTCGCTGGTGCCGGTATTCTGGTGATCGGTTTTGTTGGTTTCATTATTTACGTACTGCTGACGGAATTACCGAAGTGGGTGTAA
- a CDS encoding 50S ribosomal protein L11, whose translation MASVVEALVPGGKANPGPPLGPALGPLGVNIKDVIDKINDKTKDYNGMQVPVKVIVDDDKNVEIEVGTPPTSALILKELNIEKGSGESGTVNVGDLSIAQAAKVARMKKDDILSYSLKAAVKEVMGTCVPMGVTVEGLDPRECQKAVDEGKFDEALAAEAW comes from the coding sequence ATGGCAAGTGTTGTAGAAGCCTTGGTTCCTGGAGGTAAAGCAAATCCGGGCCCTCCTCTTGGTCCAGCATTGGGACCTCTTGGTGTAAATATCAAAGACGTGATCGATAAGATCAATGACAAAACTAAAGATTACAATGGAATGCAGGTTCCTGTTAAGGTAATTGTTGATGACGACAAGAATGTCGAGATCGAAGTGGGTACTCCACCAACATCCGCATTGATCCTTAAGGAACTGAACATTGAGAAAGGCTCCGGTGAATCCGGTACTGTCAATGTTGGTGATCTTTCAATTGCACAGGCTGCAAAGGTCGCTCGCATGAAGAAAGACGATATCCTTTCCTATTCCCTCAAGGCTGCAGTAAAAGAGGTCATGGGTACATGTGTGCCAATGGGTGTTACTGTAGAAGGTCTTGATCCAAGGGAATGCCAGAAAGCTGTTGATGAGGGCAAGTTTGACGAAGCTCTTGCAGCAGAAGCATGGTAA
- a CDS encoding 50S ribosomal protein L10: MMAELHHSEHIPKWKKDEVDDIKELVTSYPLLGVVGIGGIPAKQLQAMRRSLKDVAVLKVSRNTLIRRALDESSDDIKKMDDYVEVQTALIFTEENPFKLYKLLEKSKSPSPIKGGMVTPNDIVVEAGPTSFPPGPILGDMQAAGIPAAIDGGKVVIKETKAVAKAGEVVPQKLAAMLTRLEIYPLEVGLDLRAVMEEGSIFTPDVLAIDEGQIFADFVQATQQAFNLSVNAVYPTTENISTLLAKAASESKNVAVNAVVFEPDVMDILLGKAQGEMMSVASAASAKDEGAVDDELKEALGSAASAAPVESAAEEVVEEKEEEKEEEEEGGMAAGLGSLFG, from the coding sequence ATAATGGCAGAACTTCACCACAGTGAACATATCCCTAAATGGAAGAAAGATGAGGTAGACGACATCAAGGAACTCGTCACATCATATCCATTATTAGGTGTTGTGGGTATTGGAGGCATTCCTGCAAAACAGCTTCAGGCAATGAGAAGGAGCCTTAAGGACGTTGCTGTCCTGAAGGTGTCCAGAAACACTCTCATAAGAAGAGCACTCGATGAGTCATCCGATGACATTAAGAAAATGGATGATTATGTTGAGGTTCAGACTGCACTGATATTCACAGAAGAGAATCCTTTCAAACTCTACAAATTGCTTGAGAAGAGCAAGAGTCCTTCCCCTATCAAAGGTGGAATGGTCACCCCTAATGACATTGTTGTGGAAGCAGGTCCAACAAGCTTCCCACCAGGACCTATACTGGGCGATATGCAGGCTGCAGGAATTCCTGCTGCTATCGACGGCGGTAAGGTCGTTATCAAGGAGACCAAGGCAGTTGCAAAGGCCGGAGAGGTCGTACCTCAGAAGCTCGCAGCTATGCTTACAAGGCTGGAGATCTATCCACTTGAAGTGGGTCTTGATCTAAGGGCTGTTATGGAAGAAGGATCAATCTTTACTCCTGACGTACTCGCAATTGATGAGGGACAGATCTTCGCAGACTTCGTACAGGCTACTCAGCAGGCATTCAACCTGTCTGTCAACGCAGTGTACCCAACAACCGAAAACATCAGCACATTACTTGCAAAAGCAGCTTCAGAATCAAAGAACGTTGCTGTCAACGCTGTGGTATTCGAGCCGGATGTTATGGATATCCTGCTTGGCAAGGCACAGGGCGAGATGATGTCTGTTGCATCAGCAGCATCTGCTAAGGATGAGGGCGCAGTTGACGATGAGCTGAAAGAGGCACTTGGATCAGCTGCATCAGCAGCACCAGTTGAATCTGCAGCTGAAGAGGTCGTTGAAGAGAAGGAAGAAGAAAAAGAAGAGGAAGAAGAGGGCGGCATGGCTGCTGGTCTTGGATCACTCTTTGGATAA
- a CDS encoding 50S ribosomal protein L1, with product MVEETTLNLVKELVEGSPERKFSESVDLAINLKNLDMSQPKNRVDEEIILPNGLGKSLKIAVFAKGEVGLNAKDAGSDYVLTEEDIKELGEDKSKARSLANECDFFISEVQYMPLIGKTLGAILGPRGKMPVPLTPDKNVADLINSTKNSIRIRSKDRLTFHVAIGRRDMDVEKLAENVETVLSRVEHSLEKGKHNLKSVYVTTTMGKSVRLV from the coding sequence ATGGTAGAAGAGACTACTTTAAATCTAGTAAAAGAGTTAGTCGAAGGGTCCCCTGAACGTAAGTTCTCCGAAAGTGTGGATCTGGCAATTAACTTAAAGAACCTCGATATGAGTCAACCCAAGAACCGTGTGGACGAAGAGATAATTCTTCCCAATGGTCTTGGCAAATCCCTTAAGATCGCTGTTTTCGCAAAGGGTGAAGTTGGACTCAATGCTAAAGATGCTGGTTCAGACTATGTTCTGACCGAAGAGGATATCAAAGAACTTGGCGAGGATAAATCCAAGGCAAGAAGTCTTGCAAATGAGTGCGACTTCTTCATTTCAGAAGTGCAGTACATGCCTCTGATCGGTAAGACCCTCGGTGCAATTCTCGGTCCTCGTGGAAAGATGCCTGTACCTTTGACACCCGATAAGAACGTTGCAGATCTTATCAACAGTACGAAGAACTCTATTCGTATAAGGTCAAAAGACAGACTTACGTTCCACGTAGCAATCGGTCGCAGAGATATGGATGTCGAAAAGCTGGCAGAGAACGTCGAGACAGTTCTGAGCAGGGTCGAGCACTCACTCGAAAAAGGTAAACATAACCTTAAATCGGTCTATGTTACGACTACTATGGGTAAATCTGTGAGGTTGGTATAA
- a CDS encoding DEAD/DEAH box helicase produces MESFKNLGIEEAILRSIEEKNFEAPTEIQSMAIPLILDGKDIIGGAATGSGKTLAFGCGIIQKIETGRGIKALVLTPTRELAEQVHNSLKEFSRHKKLKIASIYGGVAIGPQMRQLEKADIVVATPGRLLDHIGRGTIDLDNVTMLVLDEADRMLDMGFIDDVEDIVKECPEDRQTMLFSATVSKDIKYLSRKYMNDPQKVFAKAHVDPEKLEQVYYDVPKPIKFSLLVHLLKSEKSGLVMVFCNTRSNVDFVQKNLRKNDVDAIAIHGGHTQAKRKSTLSKFHSSEAHALVCTDVAARGLDIPHVSHVYNYDIPDDVNEYVHRIGRTARAGKEGKVINVLTDREADAFQKLVRHHRKFTITKEEVPEVERVVIKDEKNKRHDKNSFNKSSGRGRSSRSEGRGGQKRSGGYSGSKPKSGEGSGRSEDRRDSKRSEGFSVSRKPKSGEGSGKSEGRGGPKRSGGYSASSKPKSGEGSGKSEGRGGPKRSGGYSASSKPKSGGGSGRSEERGGSNKSNARSGFKKRSGVKRPKE; encoded by the coding sequence ATGGAATCATTTAAAAACCTAGGGATCGAAGAAGCGATCCTAAGATCGATCGAAGAAAAGAATTTTGAAGCTCCGACAGAAATTCAGTCAATGGCAATTCCGCTCATTCTGGATGGAAAGGATATTATTGGAGGAGCTGCCACAGGCTCCGGTAAAACACTTGCTTTTGGGTGTGGAATTATCCAGAAGATTGAGACTGGGAGAGGAATAAAGGCCCTGGTCCTTACACCTACAAGAGAACTGGCAGAGCAGGTTCACAATTCACTTAAGGAATTTTCCCGTCATAAAAAATTAAAAATAGCATCCATTTACGGCGGAGTTGCAATTGGCCCACAGATGAGGCAGCTGGAAAAAGCAGATATTGTTGTTGCAACCCCTGGCAGACTCCTTGACCATATTGGAAGAGGTACAATAGACCTGGACAACGTAACGATGCTAGTCCTTGATGAAGCAGACAGAATGCTTGACATGGGATTCATCGATGATGTGGAAGACATCGTAAAAGAGTGTCCTGAGGACAGACAGACAATGCTTTTCTCAGCAACTGTTTCAAAGGACATAAAATACCTCTCACGCAAGTACATGAACGATCCTCAGAAAGTCTTTGCAAAAGCACATGTGGACCCTGAAAAACTTGAACAGGTATATTATGACGTTCCAAAACCCATTAAATTCTCCTTGCTTGTTCATCTCCTGAAAAGTGAGAAGTCAGGATTAGTGATGGTTTTCTGTAACACACGAAGCAATGTGGACTTCGTCCAGAAGAACCTCAGGAAAAATGATGTTGATGCGATCGCCATACACGGAGGTCACACACAGGCAAAGAGAAAGAGCACACTCAGCAAATTCCATTCAAGCGAAGCACATGCACTTGTTTGCACAGATGTTGCTGCACGTGGTCTGGATATTCCTCATGTATCACACGTCTACAATTATGATATCCCTGATGATGTGAATGAGTATGTACACAGAATAGGCCGAACTGCAAGAGCAGGTAAGGAAGGTAAAGTCATTAATGTTCTGACAGACAGGGAAGCAGATGCTTTCCAAAAGCTGGTCAGGCATCACCGCAAGTTCACGATCACAAAGGAAGAAGTGCCTGAAGTTGAAAGAGTAGTCATAAAGGACGAGAAGAACAAGCGTCATGATAAGAACAGCTTCAACAAATCCAGCGGCCGTGGCAGATCGAGCAGATCAGAAGGACGCGGGGGTCAAAAGAGGTCCGGAGGATATAGCGGATCTAAGCCGAAAAGTGGTGAAGGCTCCGGAAGATCAGAAGATCGTAGAGATTCAAAAAGATCTGAAGGATTTAGTGTATCAAGGAAGCCGAAAAGTGGCGAAGGCTCCGGAAAATCAGAAGGACGCGGAGGACCGAAGAGGTCAGGAGGATACAGCGCATCATCTAAGCCGAAAAGTGGCGAAGGCTCCGGAAAATCAGAAGGACGCGGAGGACCGAAGAGGTCAGGAGGATACAGCGCATCATCTAAGCCGAAAAGTGGTGGAGGCTCCGGAAGATCAGAAGAACGAGGCGGATCCAACAAATCGAATGCACGAAGCGGATTTAAGAAGAGATCAGGAGTTAAAAGACCAAAAGAGTGA
- the ftsZ gene encoding cell division protein FtsZ has product MKSIVEEALARSVEETQIRSSVPEQNDINAELEAMLRDLQTNIKVIGCGGGGSNSAQRMAQEGIKGAELVAINTDAQHLLNVSTESKILIGKKKTRGLGAGSLPQIGEDAALESIDEVRGIVDGTDMVFITAGLGGGTGTGSAPVVAEAARDAGALTIAVVTLPFAVEGQVRRTNAEAGLERLRDVADTVIVVPNDKLLEVVPRLPLQAAFKVSDEVLMRAVKGITELITKPGLVNLDFADVRTVMQNGGVAMIGLGEADGENKAVESVQKALRSPLLDVDISGATSALVNVVGGPDMTIAEAESVVQEVYSRIDPNARLIWGAQVDPELEHSVRTMLVVTGVKSPQIYGSGSSQNVTRKYGIDFVK; this is encoded by the coding sequence ATGAAATCCATAGTAGAAGAGGCATTGGCACGATCGGTAGAAGAGACACAAATCCGTTCCAGCGTCCCGGAACAGAATGACATCAATGCGGAACTCGAAGCGATGCTTAGAGATCTGCAGACGAACATCAAGGTCATTGGTTGCGGCGGCGGCGGTTCGAACAGTGCTCAGCGCATGGCGCAGGAAGGCATCAAGGGCGCAGAGCTTGTTGCAATAAACACAGATGCTCAACATCTTTTGAATGTTTCTACCGAGAGCAAGATCCTTATCGGCAAGAAAAAGACAAGAGGTCTTGGTGCTGGCAGTCTGCCACAGATCGGCGAAGATGCTGCACTTGAAAGCATTGATGAGGTGCGTGGGATCGTAGATGGTACTGATATGGTGTTCATTACTGCAGGACTTGGCGGTGGTACCGGTACAGGTTCCGCTCCGGTTGTTGCAGAGGCTGCACGTGATGCAGGTGCTTTGACAATTGCCGTAGTAACTCTTCCGTTCGCGGTTGAAGGTCAGGTAAGGCGCACAAACGCCGAGGCAGGACTTGAAAGGCTTAGGGATGTTGCAGACACAGTTATTGTAGTTCCTAATGACAAGCTTCTTGAGGTTGTCCCAAGATTACCATTACAAGCTGCTTTCAAGGTCTCAGATGAGGTTTTGATGAGAGCTGTAAAAGGTATTACCGAGCTTATTACAAAACCTGGTCTTGTAAACCTCGATTTTGCTGATGTAAGGACCGTCATGCAGAACGGTGGCGTGGCAATGATAGGTCTTGGTGAGGCAGACGGTGAGAACAAGGCTGTGGAATCTGTCCAGAAAGCATTGAGGAGCCCTCTTCTTGATGTGGATATCTCAGGTGCTACTTCCGCTCTTGTGAACGTTGTAGGTGGTCCGGATATGACCATTGCAGAAGCAGAGAGTGTTGTACAGGAAGTCTACAGCAGGATCGACCCTAATGCAAGGCTGATCTGGGGAGCACAGGTAGATCCTGAGCTTGAGCACTCTGTCCGCACAATGCTTGTTGTAACAGGTGTGAAATCTCCGCAGATATATGGAAGTGGAAGTTCCCAGAACGTTACTCGAAAATACGGTATTGATTTCGTAAAATGA